TTATTCCTGACCGACATTGAATAAGGAAGGCGTATCAGATGGTGGATATTGGAAAGTTTGCCGGTCGCGGCCAATTTCAATAACATCAGAAAAGAATTGGCCTGATGATGGTCGAAATATTCCATGGACTCTTTATTGACAAGGACCCTTTTGCCCTGGATGAAATATCCTTCTTCAGCAAGGGAAAGGTGATCCAATACAAAGTTCCTATCAACCACGCAGTCGCCGTCCAGAAGGATAATATAATCGCCGGAAGACCGGGCTATACCCGAGTTGCGGATCTTTCCTGCCCGGAAGCCTTTATTTTCCTGCCAGACATGCAGCAGCGGGAAACTGAACAGGGCGGATGATCTTTGGATCAGCTCCGCGGTATCTTTCCCTGAACCGTCGTCAGCGATAATGATCTCATCAGGAGGTTTTATTTGGCAGAGAAAACCATCGAGCACCTTCTTTAAGTACGCAGGACTGTTATAGGTCGATACGATAACGGATACTTTCAATCATTTGCCCCAGTCGAGCCTGGTCTTCGTCCTGTTATGCAGGAATTTTTCTGCGGAAAGGGCTGCCTTTGCACCGTCTGACACGGCTGCTACCACCTGGCGCACTTCAGTGCATATGACATCGCCGGCAGCGAATACGCCTGAGAGGGATGTTTCCATCATCCTGTTCGTATCGATGCATTCCTCTTCCGTAAGGGGCACAGCACCATACAGAAAATCTACGATAGGCTTGCTGCCCTGAATATAGACAAATACGCCTGCCATGGCGAGCTGGAGCTCCTTTTTATCGGCATCAACAAGGTTGATCTTTTCGACCGTGTCTCTGCCTTCGATGGATGTGACCGTATGGCTGAGAAGAACCTTCAGATTTTGAGCTTCAAGGGCAGGGTGATCTTCGACCTTCAGTTTTGGTGTGGGCGAGATGAGATAAACCGTCTCCGCAAAGCGGGTAAGGTACCCTGCTTCCTTGACTGCCTCTTCTGAACTGCCGATGACGCAGACGGTCCTGCCTTTGAAAAAGGCGGCATCGCAGACAGCACAGTAACTTACCCCCCTGCCCAGGAACTCCGCCTCTCCCTTGATCGCAGGCTTTCTGCCCATTGAACCTGTTGCAATGATCACACTCCTGCCCTTATATCCTCCTTCCATGGTGAAGACTTCCTTGATCTCGCTGCCGAGATTCACACCTATGACCTGAGCTTCCACGTATTCTGCGCCGAACCTG
The sequence above is drawn from the Nitrospirota bacterium genome and encodes:
- a CDS encoding glycosyltransferase family 2 protein, which codes for MKVSVIVSTYNSPAYLKKVLDGFLCQIKPPDEIIIADDGSGKDTAELIQRSSALFSFPLLHVWQENKGFRAGKIRNSGIARSSGDYIILLDGDCVVDRNFVLDHLSLAEEGYFIQGKRVLVNKESMEYFDHHQANSFLMLLKLAATGKLSNIHHLIRLPYSMSVRNKKLVGIKSCNMSFFRKDVMAVNGFNENYVGWGNEDSDLACRFIRYGLAKKISPFSAICFHLWHPTNKTVGDLNKKLLDDTINADIYFCENGIFKKN
- a CDS encoding FAD-dependent oxidoreductase: MSDTENIYDVLIIGGGPAGLAAAQYASRSKLRTVVLDKSKTAGALAYTGHIENYPGVPGPVSGRQLLDLFRDQAIRFGAEYVEAQVIGVNLGSEIKEVFTMEGGYKGRSVIIATGSMGRKPAIKGEAEFLGRGVSYCAVCDAAFFKGRTVCVIGSSEEAVKEAGYLTRFAETVYLISPTPKLKVEDHPALEAQNLKVLLSHTVTSIEGRDTVEKINLVDADKKELQLAMAGVFVYIQGSKPIVDFLYGAVPLTEEECIDTNRMMETSLSGVFAAGDVICTEVRQVVAAVSDGAKAALSAEKFLHNRTKTRLDWGK